One segment of Peromyscus leucopus breed LL Stock chromosome 5, UCI_PerLeu_2.1, whole genome shotgun sequence DNA contains the following:
- the Mcm5 gene encoding DNA replication licensing factor MCM5: MSGFDDPGIFYSDSFGGDPGADEGQARKSQLQRRFKEFLRQYRVGTDRTGFTFKYRDELKRHYNLGEYWVEVEMEDLASFDEELADHLYKQPAEHLQLLEEAAKEVADEVTRPRPAGEELLQDIQVMLKSDASPSSIRILKSDMMSHLVKIPGIIISASAVRAKATRISIQCRSCHNTLTNIAMRPGLEGYSLPRKCNMDQAGRPKCPLDPYFIMPDKCKCVDFQTLKLQELPDAVPHGEMPRHMQLYCDRYLCDKVVPGNRVTIMGIYSIKKFGLNSSKGRDRVGVGIRSSYIRVLGIQVDTDGSGRSFAGSVSPQEEEEFRRLAALPNIYELISKSISPSIFGGMDMKKAIACLLFGGSRKRLPDGLTRRGDINLLMLGDPGTAKSQLLKFVEKCSPIGVYTSGKGSSAAGLTASVIRDPSSRNFIMEGGAMVLADGGVVCIDEFDKMREDDRVAIHEAMEQQTISIAKAGITTTLNSRCSVLAAANSVFGRWDETKGEDNIDFMPTILSRFDMIFIVKDEHNEERDMMLAKHVITLHVSALTQTQAVEGEIDLAKMKKFIAYCRARCGPRLSAEAAEKLKNRYIIMRSGARQHERDSDRRSSIPITVRQLEAIVRIAEALSKMKLQPFATEADVEEALRLFQVSTLDAALSGNLSGVEGFTTQEDQEMLSRIEKQLKRRFAIGSQVSEHSILQDFTKQKYPEHAIRKVLQLMLRRGEVQHRMQRKVLYRLK; this comes from the exons ATGTCGGGCTTCGACGACCCCGGCATCTTCTACAGCGACAGCTTCGGGGGCGACCCGGGTGCCGACGAGGGCCAGGCCCGCAAGTCGCAGCTGCAGAGGCGCTTCAAGGAGTTCTTACGACAGTACCGCGTGGGCACCGACCGCACGGGCTTCACCTTCAAGTACAG GGATGAACTCAAGCGGCACTACAACCTGGGGGAATACTGGGTCGAGGTGGAGATGGAGGACCTGGCCAGCTTTGACGAGGAACTGGCCGACCACCTGTACAAACAGCCGGCCGAGCACCTGCAGCTG CTTGAGGAAGCTGCCAAGGAGGTGGCTGACGAGGTGACCCGGCCGCGGCCTGCAGGTGAGGAGCTGCTCCAGGACATCCAAGTCATGCTTAAGTCAGATGCCAGCCCATCTAGCATTCGGATTCTGAAG TCAGACATGATGTCACATCTGGTGAAGATCCCTGGCATCATCATTTCGGCCTCTGCAGTTCGTGCCAAAGCTACCCGTATCTCCATTCAGTGCCGCAGCTGCCACAACACCCTCACCAATATTGCTATGCGCCCAGGTCTAGAGGGCTATTCCCTTCCCAGGAAGTGCAATAT GGATCAGGCTGGGCGCCCAAAGTGCCCATTGGACCCATACTTCATCATGCCTGACAAGTGCAAGTGTGTGGACTTCCAGACCCTGAAACTGCAGGAGCTGCCTGATGCAGTGCCTCATGGTGAGATGCCCAGGCACATGCAGCTTTACTGTGACAG GTACCTGTGTGACAAGGTTGTTCCTGGGAACAGAGTCACCATTATGGGCATCTATTCCATCAAGAAGTTTGGATTGAACTCTAGCAAGGGCCGGGACAGGGTGGGTGTGGGCATCCGGAGTTCCTATATCCGAGTCCTGGGCATCCAGGTGGACACAGATGGCTCTG GCCGCAGCTTTGCTGGGTCTGTCAGcccacaggaagaggaggaatttCGTCGCCTGGCTGCCCTCCCCAATATCTATGAGCTCATCTCCAAGAGCATTTCCCCCTCCATATTTGGGGGCATGGATATGAAGAAGGCTATAGCCTGCCTGCTCTTTGGGGGATCCCGGAAGAG GCTCCCTGATGGACTCACTCGCCGGGGTGACATCAACCTGCTGATGTTGGGGGACCCTGGCACAGCCAAGTCGCAGCTTCTGAAGTTCGTGGAGAAATGCTCTCCCATTGGG GTGTACACATCTGGAAAAGGTAGCAGTGCTGCTGGCTTGACTGCCTCAGTGATACGGGACCCCTCATCCCGAAACTTCATCATGGAAGGTGGAGCCATGGTTCTGGCCGATGGTGGGGTTGTCTGTATTGATGAGTTTGACAAG ATGCGGGAAGATGACCGTGTGGCAATCCATGAAGCCATGGAGCAGCAGACTATCTCCATTGCCAAG GCTGGGATCACTACCACCTTGAACTCTCGCTGCTCTGTTCTGGCTGCAGCCAACTCAGTGTTTGGCCGATGGGATGAGACAAAAGGGGAGGATAATATTGACTTCATGCCTACCATCTTGTCCCGATTTGACATGATCTTCATTGTCAAGGATGAGCACAATGAGGAGAGGGACATG ATGCTGGCCAAACATGTGATCACTCTGCATGTGAGCGCACTGACACAGACACAGGCTGTGGAGGGTGAGATCGACCTAGCCAAAATGAAGAAGTTCATTGCCTACTGCCGAGC AAGATGTGGCCCTCGGCTGTcggcagaggcagcagagaagCTGAAGAACCGCTATATCATCATGCGGAGTGGGGCCCGCCAGCATGAGAGGGACAGCGATCGCCGTTCCAGCATCCCCATCACTGTGCG GCAGCTGGAGGCTATTGTGCGCATCGCCGAGGCCCTTAGTAAGATGAAACTGCAGCCTTTTGCCACTGAGGCTGATGTGGAGGAGGCTCTGAGGTTATTCCAGGTGTCTACATTGGATGCTGCTTTGTCTGGCAATCTGTCAG GGGTGGAGGGCTTCACTACCCAGGAAGACCAAGAGATGTTGAGCCGCATTGAGAAGCAACTCAAGCGCCGCTTTGCCATTGGCTCCCAGGTGTCTGAACACAGTATCCTTCAGGACTTCACCAAGCAG AAGTATCCAGAGCACGCCATCCGGAAGGTGCTGCAGCTCATGCTGCGCAGGGGTGAGGTCCAACACCGCATGCAGCGCAAGGTGCTCTACCGCCTCAAGTGA
- the Hmox1 gene encoding heme oxygenase 1 produces MEHSQPDSMPKDLSEALKEATKEVHTRAENAEFMRNFQKGQVTREGFKLVMASLYHIYVALEEEIERNKQNPVYAPLYFPEELHRRTALEQDMAFWYGPHWQKTIPYTPATQHYVKHLHEVGRTHPELLVAHTYTRYLGDLSGGQVLKKIAQKALDLPSSGEGLAFFTFPNIDSPTKFKQLYRARMNTLEMTPEVKHRVTEEAKTAFLLNIELFEELQVLLTQDQKDQSPSQMEWLRQRPGSLVQDPTPAETPRGKPQISTSSSQAPLLRWVLTLSFLMATVAVAIYAM; encoded by the exons ATGGAGCACTCACAGCCCGACAG cATGCCCAAGGATCTGTCTGAGGCCTTAAAGGAGGCCACTAAGGAGGTGCACACCCGGGCAGAGAATGCTGAGTTCATGAGGAACTTTCAGAAGGGCCAGGTGACCAGGGAAGGCTTTAAG CTGGTGATGGCCTCCCTGTACCACATCTATGTGGCCCTGGAGGAGGAGATAGAACGCAATAAGCAGAACCCAGTCTACGCCCCGCTCTACTTCCCTGAGGAGCTGCACCGAAGGACTGCCCTCGAGCAGGACATGGCCTTTTGGTACGGTCCCCACTGGCAGAAGACCATCCCCTACACACCGGCCACACAGCACTATGTGAAGCACCTCCACGAGGTGGGGCGCACTCATCCTGAGCTGCTGGTGGCCCACACGTACACCCGTTACCTGGGTGACCTCTCAGGGGGCCAGGTCCTGAAGAAGATTGCGCAGAAGGCCCTGGACCTGCCCAGCTCTGGTGAAGGCCTGGCTTTTTTCACCTTCCCCAACATCGACAGCCCTACCAAGTTCAAACAGCTCTACCGTGCTCGCATGAATACTCTGGAGATGACACCTGAGGTCAAGCACAGGGTGACAGAGGAGGCTAAGACCGCATTCCTGCTCAACATCGAG CTGTTTGAGGAACTTCAGGTACTGCTGACACAGGACCAAAAGGACCAAAGCCCCTCACAGATGGAGTGGCTTCGCCAGCGGCCTGGTAGCCTGGTGCAAG acCCTACCCCTGCAGAGACACCCAGAGGGAAGCCTCAGATCAGCACTAGCTCATCCCAGGCACCACTCCTCCGATGGGTCCTCACTCTTAGCTTTCTGATGGCAACAGTGGCAGTGGCAATTTATGCCATGTAA